The following proteins come from a genomic window of Paenibacillus swuensis:
- a CDS encoding cytochrome (ubi)quinol oxidase subunit III, producing MSSHDHHANGVLPHDPEKATLEGRNKILGFWLFLGGETVLFGTLFSAFLALRHNVADGKTAQQLFELPLIALATFLLLTSSMTSVLAIQAMHRQKVKEMAIWLGITVLFGACFLGLEIYEFYHYVHEGHKFSTSAFSTSFYSLVGFHGAHVAFGICWITLLIAQLFRKGLTVVTAPKIYVASLYWHFIDVVWVFIFTVVYLMGKVG from the coding sequence ATGAGTAGTCACGATCATCATGCGAACGGAGTTTTACCCCACGATCCCGAGAAAGCCACACTGGAAGGCCGCAATAAGATTCTGGGCTTCTGGTTGTTCCTCGGCGGGGAAACCGTCCTGTTCGGTACCTTGTTCTCTGCATTCCTTGCTCTAAGACACAATGTAGCCGACGGTAAGACGGCGCAGCAATTGTTCGAGCTTCCACTAATCGCATTAGCTACCTTCTTGCTCCTGACTTCCTCCATGACGAGTGTACTTGCCATTCAGGCGATGCACCGTCAGAAGGTAAAGGAAATGGCAATCTGGTTAGGTATTACCGTCCTGTTCGGAGCCTGCTTCCTGGGTCTGGAAATCTATGAGTTCTATCACTATGTTCATGAAGGCCACAAGTTCTCCACAAGCGCCTTCTCGACATCGTTCTACTCCTTGGTCGGTTTCCACGGAGCTCACGTAGCGTTCGGTATATGCTGGATCACCTTGCTGATCGCTCAACTGTTCCGCAAAGGTCTGACTGTGGTAACCGCGCCGAAGATTTACGTAGCTTCGCTGTACTGGCACTTTATCGACGTTGTGTGGGTGTTCATCTTCACAGTCGTCTACTTGATGGGAAAGGTGGGTTAA
- the ctaD gene encoding cytochrome c oxidase subunit I, with protein MDWLTTVDHKKIGILYLIAGGFFFLIGGLEALLIRWQLMGPEKDVVSAETFNSLLTMHGTTMIFLAAMPVIFALMNAIVPLQIGARDVAYPFVNAIGFWTFFFGGLLLNVAWIVGDVPAAGWTAYFPLAGPDFSGGKSMDFYAIGLQIAGIGTLVGGINFLVTIINMRAPGMSFMRMPMFTWSAFITSALILFAFPALAVGLVTMSFDRMFSGNFFVAANGGTGVLWEHIFWIFGHPEVYILILPAFGIISEVISTFSRKRLFGYSSMVFATALIGFLGFMVWAHHMFTTGLGPVANSLFSIATMLIAVPTGIKIFNWIFTMWGGQIRFTAANLFAIGFIPTFVMGGVTGVMLAAAPADFQYHDSYFVVAHFHYVIVGGLVLGLFSGVHYWWPKMFGVGLNEMLGKLTFWTFFIGFHLTFFVQHFLGLMGMPRRVFTYLEGLGWDTLNLVSSIGAFAMGVGTIIFIINIVYSLSQPRTAKGDHWEDGRTLEWSIPSPAPEYNFAQTPLVRGYDAFWKEKMAGNAEMTPAEPIGPIHMPSPSILPFFMSLGLFIAGFGFMYAENEFMNAALANLFSSYVVAGVGLLITFGSMFLRSVYDDAGFHIEEDEINKDRGIKA; from the coding sequence ATGGATTGGCTCACAACGGTTGACCATAAGAAAATCGGTATTCTTTACTTAATCGCCGGCGGATTCTTCTTCCTGATCGGCGGATTGGAAGCCTTGTTAATTCGTTGGCAGCTCATGGGTCCGGAGAAAGATGTTGTTTCCGCGGAAACGTTCAACTCCCTTCTGACCATGCACGGCACCACGATGATCTTCCTGGCGGCGATGCCCGTCATCTTCGCATTAATGAATGCGATTGTTCCTCTGCAGATCGGAGCGCGCGACGTCGCGTATCCTTTCGTTAACGCCATCGGATTCTGGACATTCTTCTTCGGCGGATTGCTGCTGAACGTGGCCTGGATCGTCGGCGATGTGCCTGCGGCAGGCTGGACGGCTTACTTCCCGCTCGCGGGACCGGATTTCTCCGGCGGCAAGAGCATGGACTTCTACGCGATCGGCTTGCAAATCGCCGGTATCGGTACGTTAGTCGGAGGGATTAACTTCCTCGTCACGATTATTAACATGAGAGCGCCGGGCATGTCCTTCATGCGTATGCCGATGTTCACATGGTCGGCTTTCATTACGTCGGCATTGATCTTGTTCGCTTTCCCTGCCCTGGCGGTAGGATTGGTAACGATGAGCTTTGACCGGATGTTCAGCGGTAACTTCTTCGTTGCGGCGAACGGCGGTACAGGCGTACTCTGGGAGCATATCTTCTGGATCTTCGGACATCCCGAAGTATACATTCTGATTCTTCCGGCTTTCGGTATTATCTCTGAAGTCATCTCGACTTTCTCCAGGAAGCGCCTGTTCGGATACAGCTCCATGGTATTCGCAACCGCGCTGATCGGTTTCCTGGGCTTCATGGTTTGGGCCCATCATATGTTCACAACGGGCTTAGGTCCGGTTGCGAACTCCTTGTTCTCGATCGCTACGATGTTGATCGCGGTACCGACAGGTATCAAGATCTTTAACTGGATCTTCACCATGTGGGGCGGACAAATCCGCTTTACAGCAGCTAACTTGTTCGCGATCGGCTTTATCCCGACCTTCGTTATGGGCGGCGTAACCGGCGTCATGTTGGCGGCGGCTCCGGCTGACTTCCAATATCATGACTCCTACTTCGTAGTAGCGCATTTCCACTATGTTATCGTCGGCGGTCTGGTACTCGGATTATTCTCCGGTGTTCACTACTGGTGGCCGAAGATGTTCGGCGTAGGGCTGAACGAAATGCTGGGCAAACTAACGTTCTGGACGTTCTTCATCGGCTTCCATCTTACATTCTTCGTACAGCATTTCCTGGGACTGATGGGTATGCCTCGCCGCGTATTCACCTATCTTGAAGGCTTAGGCTGGGATACGTTGAATCTCGTTTCCTCCATCGGCGCATTCGCGATGGGTGTGGGTACGATTATCTTTATCATCAACATCGTTTATTCTCTGTCTCAACCAAGAACAGCCAAAGGCGATCATTGGGAAGACGGACGTACGCTGGAATGGTCCATTCCTTCACCGGCGCCTGAATACAACTTTGCGCAAACTCCGCTTGTTCGCGGATACGATGCTTTCTGGAAAGAGAAGATGGCCGGCAACGCGGAGATGACTCCTGCGGAACCGATCGGACCGATCCATATGCCTTCACCGTCCATTCTGCCGTTCTTTATGTCTCTCGGTTTGTTCATCGCAGGCTTTGGCTTCATGTATGCGGAGAATGAATTCATGAACGCGGCGCTTGCGAACCTGTTCAGCAGCTATGTTGTTGCGGGTGTAGGCTTGCTGATTACATTCGGCAGCATGTTCCTGCGTTCGGTCTATGACGATGCGGGCTTCCATATTGAAGAAGATGAAATCAACAAGGACAGGGGGATTAAAGCATGA
- the coxB gene encoding cytochrome c oxidase subunit II, with amino-acid sequence MMNRWHYVKRLLPIFAALAILLAGCGEPDTSTLLPQGPVAQQQYDLMKLSISIMIGVVLIVFALAIYVLIRFRRRPGQTDIPVQVEGNHKLEILWTVIPILLLVVLAIPTVRTTFNLAHDYSKDPEAIKVKVTAHQFWWEFDYPELGIKTAQDLIIPTGKKIHIELVSTDVLHSFWVPSLGGKMDTNVGEGNINTMYLEAPNEGVYRGKCAELCGASHAYMDFKVRSVDEQSFDGWVSSMKASVALPADADIKEVFTKQCLSCHAVGDQGVQFAPNLTGIGSRETIAGILENNKENIKHWIDKPQEVKPGNLMPEVDLTEEELDGIAEYLSGLKSSIKQ; translated from the coding sequence GTGATGAATCGGTGGCACTATGTAAAACGTCTCCTGCCAATCTTCGCGGCATTGGCGATTTTACTGGCGGGATGTGGAGAACCAGATACGTCGACGCTCCTACCGCAAGGTCCTGTTGCACAACAACAGTACGATCTAATGAAATTATCGATTTCAATTATGATCGGCGTAGTCTTAATTGTATTCGCTTTAGCAATTTATGTTCTTATTCGCTTCAGACGCCGTCCCGGCCAAACGGATATTCCGGTTCAGGTGGAAGGGAACCATAAATTAGAAATTCTTTGGACGGTTATTCCTATTCTTCTGTTGGTTGTCCTGGCGATTCCAACGGTAAGAACTACGTTTAACTTGGCTCATGATTACTCGAAAGATCCTGAAGCCATTAAAGTAAAGGTAACGGCTCACCAATTCTGGTGGGAATTCGATTATCCTGAGCTTGGGATCAAGACAGCCCAAGACCTGATCATTCCTACAGGCAAGAAAATTCACATTGAGTTGGTTTCCACCGATGTGCTTCACTCCTTCTGGGTACCGTCACTGGGCGGTAAGATGGATACGAACGTAGGCGAAGGCAACATCAACACGATGTATTTAGAAGCTCCGAATGAAGGAGTTTACCGAGGCAAGTGCGCCGAGCTTTGCGGAGCGTCTCATGCTTATATGGATTTCAAAGTTCGTTCGGTGGACGAGCAGAGCTTCGACGGATGGGTCAGCTCGATGAAAGCTTCCGTTGCATTGCCGGCTGATGCTGACATTAAAGAAGTGTTCACAAAGCAATGTCTGTCTTGTCACGCTGTCGGCGATCAAGGCGTTCAATTCGCGCCGAACCTTACAGGCATCGGCAGCCGCGAAACAATTGCAGGCATCCTCGAGAACAACAAAGAAAACATCAAGCACTGGATCGACAAGCCTCAGGAAGTGAAACCGGGCAACCTTATGCCTGAAGTGGACCTTACGGAAGAGGAACTTGACGGCATTGCTGAATATTTATCGGGACTCAAGTCTAGCATCAAGCAATAG
- a CDS encoding YhcN/YlaJ family sporulation lipoprotein — translation MRKPTKTDFTGSILSILSITLMLSACNHPQKIYMDKKKIETYSDPGSQSYGTLVYDPKQHDNKRFEYSGKISQEVASMDGVSGAIVMLTERNAYVAVIIDDSGLDIRGDGAVKNLTPMGSTHAAKENQAQNWHGRKVITDSNSYYSVENPNNLAKEFKQKIANKVRALSPHVLEVHISANHDYVNTMAEYAKEGWLGHDTKPLVKNFNKTAKYYFLELPNRESTKGKSTPLNELPGPK, via the coding sequence ATGAGGAAACCGACAAAAACCGACTTTACAGGCAGCATTCTGTCCATTCTCAGTATTACCCTAATGTTAAGCGCCTGCAATCATCCGCAGAAAATATATATGGATAAGAAGAAAATCGAGACATATAGCGACCCCGGCAGTCAGTCCTACGGCACATTGGTGTATGATCCGAAGCAGCATGATAATAAGCGTTTTGAGTATAGCGGCAAAATATCGCAAGAGGTCGCTTCCATGGACGGCGTGTCCGGCGCGATTGTGATGCTGACCGAGCGGAACGCGTACGTTGCCGTGATTATCGACGATTCCGGATTGGACATTCGCGGGGACGGTGCAGTGAAGAACCTGACACCCATGGGCTCAACCCATGCCGCTAAGGAGAACCAGGCCCAGAATTGGCACGGTCGCAAGGTCATCACGGACAGCAACTCCTACTACTCGGTGGAGAACCCGAATAATCTAGCTAAGGAGTTTAAGCAAAAAATCGCCAACAAAGTCCGCGCCCTGAGCCCGCATGTGCTCGAGGTGCATATTTCCGCCAACCACGACTACGTGAACACCATGGCGGAATATGCCAAAGAGGGTTGGCTGGGTCACGATACCAAGCCGTTGGTCAAGAACTTTAATAAGACGGCGAAGTACTATTTCTTGGAGTTGCCCAATAGAGAGTCAACGAAAGGTAAATCCACACCGCTCAATGAGCTGCCTGGACCAAAGTAA
- a CDS encoding glycoside hydrolase family 31 protein, which translates to MNLDSTSAAIHPDKTKMATVGTNMRNIGYVREFRKVSDYVYRFDCLNANVAVSFVSDDIVRIKLFFVAEFSLDTTVGVLPQRTSPQELTVHETDAAITLRTSTMQVVITKDNFTLQAEDLDGNPFYTQNNVIWDNKGGVTTFNHMDSAAHFYGLGEKTSFLDKRGERYEMWNTDVFAPHVPEIEALYESIPFLIHFKNGSAYGLFLDNPGKTTFDMRTMTDYYTVQNSTGEMDYYIIKGPVLKDVVKRYTDLTGRMTVPPKWSIGYHQSRYSYMSQEEVLELARSFRDKNIPCDVIYLDIHYMDEYRVFTFDKTRFPNPMEMMKELRAMGMRIVPIVDPGVKQDPRYEIYKEGVLNDFFCKKIEGDLFIGPVWPGDSAFPDFTEDEVGRWWADKHRFYTDMGIQGVWNDMNEPAVFNESKTMDLDVIHRNNGNMKTHEELHNLYGMLMSKATYEGLREQLNGERPFVLTRAGYSGIQRYAAVWTGDNRSFWEHMAMAMPMCLNLGLSGIPFTGPDIGGFAHHTTGDLLVRWTQMGVFFPYCRNHSVLDSVRQEPWSFGPEVENIVREYVNLRYRLMPHLYNLFFEASVTGMPVMRPFVLEYPNDPNVLNLCDQFLFGSDMIIAPIIRPDTAHRSVYLPEGVWHDYWTGRLYEGGQHILAHAPLHVMPMYVKAGSLMPEQSQTHYAEEATDGVLRLNVYGVGGDGSYGYELYEDDGATFAYEQGKYNVVSIGVEESAAGAVLSYEYAHKGYESEHSGWLVNFKFAAFEPSDVAGLNRVGAEGIVHAESGWAYDADKRELLVKFAPSSAGGTITIS; encoded by the coding sequence ATGAATCTAGATTCAACCAGCGCGGCGATCCATCCGGACAAAACCAAGATGGCCACCGTCGGCACCAACATGCGCAACATCGGCTATGTGCGGGAATTTCGTAAAGTGTCGGATTATGTATATCGGTTTGACTGCCTGAATGCGAATGTGGCGGTTTCTTTTGTCAGCGATGATATTGTGCGGATTAAGTTGTTTTTTGTAGCGGAATTCAGCCTGGATACAACCGTGGGAGTGCTGCCGCAACGGACGTCCCCTCAGGAATTGACTGTGCATGAAACGGATGCGGCGATTACGCTTCGCACAAGTACGATGCAAGTTGTCATCACGAAGGACAATTTCACCCTGCAGGCGGAAGACTTGGACGGCAACCCATTTTACACACAAAACAACGTCATCTGGGACAACAAAGGCGGCGTGACGACCTTTAACCATATGGACAGCGCGGCGCATTTTTACGGCTTGGGGGAGAAGACCAGCTTCCTCGATAAGCGCGGTGAGCGTTATGAGATGTGGAATACGGATGTTTTTGCCCCGCATGTGCCGGAAATTGAAGCATTGTACGAGTCGATTCCGTTCCTGATTCATTTCAAAAACGGCAGTGCCTACGGTCTGTTCCTCGATAATCCGGGCAAGACGACGTTCGATATGCGGACGATGACAGACTATTACACGGTTCAAAACAGCACCGGCGAAATGGATTACTACATTATTAAAGGGCCTGTGCTCAAGGACGTAGTGAAGCGTTACACCGATTTGACGGGCCGCATGACGGTTCCGCCGAAATGGTCGATCGGGTATCACCAATCCCGTTACAGCTATATGAGTCAGGAAGAAGTGCTGGAGCTGGCGCGCTCATTCCGGGACAAAAACATTCCATGCGACGTCATCTACCTCGACATTCACTATATGGACGAGTACCGGGTGTTCACGTTCGACAAGACGCGGTTCCCGAATCCGATGGAGATGATGAAGGAGCTGCGGGCGATGGGCATGCGGATTGTGCCGATCGTCGATCCGGGCGTGAAGCAGGACCCGCGTTATGAGATATATAAGGAAGGCGTGCTGAACGATTTCTTTTGCAAAAAGATCGAAGGCGACCTCTTCATCGGACCCGTATGGCCGGGCGACTCGGCGTTCCCTGACTTTACGGAGGACGAAGTCGGCCGTTGGTGGGCGGACAAGCACCGGTTCTACACGGACATGGGCATCCAGGGTGTATGGAATGATATGAATGAGCCTGCGGTATTTAACGAATCCAAGACGATGGACTTGGACGTCATTCACCGTAACAACGGGAACATGAAGACGCATGAGGAGCTTCATAACCTGTACGGAATGCTGATGTCCAAAGCGACTTATGAAGGATTGCGCGAGCAGTTGAACGGGGAGCGTCCTTTTGTACTTACACGGGCAGGGTACTCTGGAATTCAGCGTTATGCGGCCGTATGGACGGGGGATAACCGTTCGTTCTGGGAGCATATGGCGATGGCGATGCCGATGTGTCTGAATCTGGGACTATCCGGAATTCCGTTCACAGGGCCGGATATCGGCGGGTTTGCGCATCACACGACGGGAGATCTGTTGGTGCGTTGGACGCAAATGGGCGTATTCTTCCCTTACTGCCGGAACCATTCTGTATTGGATTCGGTGCGTCAGGAGCCTTGGTCGTTCGGGCCGGAAGTGGAGAACATTGTGCGCGAGTACGTGAACCTGCGTTACCGTCTGATGCCGCATCTGTACAACTTGTTCTTTGAAGCTTCGGTGACGGGTATGCCGGTGATGCGTCCGTTTGTGCTGGAGTATCCGAATGATCCGAATGTGTTGAATCTGTGCGATCAGTTCCTGTTCGGCAGCGATATGATTATTGCGCCGATCATCCGGCCGGATACGGCTCACCGGTCCGTGTATTTGCCGGAGGGCGTGTGGCATGACTATTGGACGGGTCGTCTTTATGAGGGCGGTCAGCATATTTTGGCGCATGCGCCGTTGCATGTGATGCCGATGTATGTGAAGGCGGGATCCCTGATGCCGGAGCAAAGCCAGACGCATTATGCGGAAGAAGCCACAGACGGCGTGTTGCGGTTGAACGTGTACGGTGTTGGCGGCGACGGTTCTTACGGCTATGAACTGTACGAGGATGACGGAGCGACGTTTGCCTACGAGCAGGGCAAGTACAACGTGGTAAGCATTGGCGTGGAAGAGAGTGCTGCGGGTGCGGTATTGTCTTACGAGTATGCGCACAAGGGTTACGAGTCCGAGCATAGCGGCTGGCTGGTGAACTTCAAGTTTGCGGCGTTTGAGCCGTCGGATGTGGCGGGCTTGAACCGGGTTGGCGCGGAAGGCATTGTACATGCCGAATCCGGCTGGGCCTATGACGCGGATAAGCGCGAGTTGCTGGTGAAATTTGCTCCGTCTTCGGCGGGCGGCACAATCACCATTTCATAA
- a CDS encoding DEAD/DEAH box helicase, with protein MDITNGHTSAEDTSEQGGKPAAGGGKSAFSALGIRPELVEALKSSGVSEPTPVQSQSIPLLLKDRDLIAQAQTGTGKTLAFVLPMLEKINTKSSHVQGLIITPTRELALQITNELKKLAPVVGAKVLAAYGGQDVERQVHRLKGDIHIVVGTPGRLLDHLRRGTVEFGHLRMLVLDEADQMLHMGFLAEVEEIISQSSGRRQTMLFSATMPAQIRHLASSYLKHPEEVRVAGRKVTLDEIEQIVIETTDRGKQDALIKYMQEDPPFLGIIFCRTKRRAAALNEALIDQGFMADELHGDLSQAKREAVLKKFREAKLQFLVATDIAARGLDIEGITHVYNYDVPPDAEGYIHRIGRTGRAGQRGVAVTFATPHDRQELIKIEKGTDGKLRKIGGARQNVNSRDMDRADISDSGRGSARSGGRGSARDGGRGRSNAGRNSNASAGRGGKGAGAGKRGGFGGATGGRAGAGERGGFGRSEGAGSARGGDRAKSGGFAGRSGSERDERGSFASAGGGRGRGEQREGQGGYVGRQNERAARSGLGGPSGRAEGAGGARGERSGGGPSSGFGSAKAREGARTAGSERSQGGGSYAAARGGKGGGASFGGAKGKGGFAGRSGGGKPGAGPRGGSSGGRGGKGGRGR; from the coding sequence ATGGATATAACGAACGGACATACATCTGCGGAAGACACGTCAGAACAAGGCGGAAAACCGGCGGCGGGCGGCGGCAAAAGTGCTTTCTCCGCGCTCGGCATACGCCCTGAGCTTGTTGAAGCTTTGAAATCAAGCGGCGTTTCCGAGCCTACACCGGTACAATCGCAATCCATTCCCCTGTTGCTGAAAGACCGGGATCTCATCGCTCAAGCACAGACGGGCACAGGCAAGACATTAGCCTTCGTCCTTCCGATGCTGGAGAAGATCAATACTAAGTCTTCCCACGTGCAAGGGCTAATTATTACACCAACGCGGGAGCTGGCTCTGCAAATCACGAACGAACTGAAGAAGCTTGCCCCCGTGGTCGGCGCTAAAGTACTGGCGGCTTACGGCGGACAAGATGTGGAACGTCAGGTCCATCGACTTAAAGGCGACATTCACATTGTCGTGGGTACACCGGGCCGTTTGTTGGATCACTTGCGCAGAGGAACGGTTGAATTCGGTCACCTTCGCATGCTGGTATTAGATGAAGCGGATCAAATGCTACATATGGGATTCCTGGCTGAAGTGGAAGAAATTATTTCGCAATCGTCGGGACGCCGGCAAACGATGCTGTTCTCCGCTACGATGCCCGCACAAATTCGTCACTTGGCTTCCAGCTACCTGAAGCATCCGGAAGAAGTGCGCGTTGCCGGACGCAAGGTGACACTGGATGAGATCGAACAGATCGTCATTGAAACGACGGACCGCGGCAAACAAGACGCATTGATTAAATATATGCAGGAGGATCCTCCGTTTTTGGGGATTATTTTCTGCAGGACGAAGCGGCGGGCGGCGGCATTAAATGAAGCTTTGATTGACCAGGGCTTCATGGCGGACGAGCTCCACGGAGACTTGTCCCAAGCGAAGCGCGAAGCGGTACTGAAGAAATTCCGCGAAGCGAAGCTTCAGTTCCTCGTAGCGACCGATATCGCCGCGCGCGGACTGGACATCGAAGGCATCACGCACGTGTACAACTACGATGTGCCGCCCGATGCGGAAGGCTACATCCACCGAATCGGCCGTACGGGACGCGCGGGACAACGCGGTGTTGCGGTCACGTTCGCAACGCCGCATGACCGTCAAGAGCTGATCAAGATTGAGAAAGGCACGGACGGCAAGCTGCGCAAGATCGGCGGCGCGCGGCAGAACGTGAACTCGCGCGACATGGACCGCGCGGACATAAGCGACAGCGGGCGCGGCAGTGCGCGCAGCGGCGGACGCGGAAGCGCGCGTGACGGCGGGCGCGGGCGCAGCAATGCGGGGCGCAACAGCAACGCGAGCGCGGGCCGCGGCGGCAAGGGCGCCGGCGCCGGTAAGCGCGGCGGCTTCGGCGGCGCTACGGGCGGACGCGCGGGCGCGGGCGAGCGCGGCGGCTTTGGCCGCAGCGAAGGCGCCGGCAGCGCACGGGGCGGCGACCGCGCCAAGAGCGGCGGCTTCGCCGGGCGCTCGGGCAGCGAGCGCGATGAGCGCGGCAGCTTCGCCAGCGCGGGCGGCGGGCGTGGACGCGGCGAGCAGCGCGAGGGCCAAGGCGGCTACGTCGGCCGCCAGAACGAGCGCGCCGCGCGCAGCGGCCTGGGCGGCCCGAGCGGCCGCGCTGAAGGCGCCGGCGGCGCGCGCGGTGAGCGCAGCGGCGGCGGGCCGAGCAGCGGCTTCGGCAGCGCGAAGGCGCGCGAAGGCGCACGCACGGCCGGCAGCGAGCGCAGCCAGGGCGGCGGCAGCTACGCGGCGGCGCGCGGCGGCAAAGGCGGCGGCGCGAGCTTCGGCGGCGCCAAGGGCAAGGGCGGCTTCGCCGGCCGCAGCGGCGGCGGCAAGCCGGGCGCGGGCCCGCGCGGCGGTAGCTCAGGCGGGCGCGGCGGCAAAGGCGGCCGTGGCCGCTAA
- a CDS encoding winged helix-turn-helix transcriptional regulator, with amino-acid sequence MCEKFQMCPQFESAFQILSKRWSGLIIRVLLEGPKRFKDISVLIPNISDRMLIERFRELEAEGILVRHVYPEVPVRIEYELTEKGRMLKPAMDEIHKWAKTWSLCKEEVET; translated from the coding sequence ATGTGCGAAAAGTTCCAGATGTGTCCGCAATTTGAATCCGCTTTCCAGATACTGAGCAAGCGCTGGTCGGGTCTCATCATCCGAGTGCTCCTCGAGGGGCCGAAGCGGTTTAAAGATATATCTGTACTGATCCCTAACATTAGTGACCGGATGCTCATTGAGCGTTTCCGGGAGCTGGAAGCTGAAGGAATCCTGGTGCGGCATGTGTATCCTGAAGTGCCGGTTCGGATTGAATACGAGTTAACCGAGAAAGGCCGGATGCTGAAGCCTGCTATGGATGAGATTCACAAATGGGCGAAGACGTGGTCTTTGTGTAAAGAAGAAGTGGAAACTTAA
- a CDS encoding RNA polymerase sigma factor, producing MLAGDREAFRAIVDSYQAQVYRLVYSVLKHPKDAEDTAQEVFVKLYLSLPQYHGQGFKTWVSRLAVNHAIDVSRRRARSREELVEAPGELREALAQGPAAAAARRPAAAAVAASAAVMAGERPVEQAYALRERARDLERRIHEMPENYREVIQAYYIREQSYQEIAAEQGVEVKTVESKLYRARKWMREHWKEEDFR from the coding sequence GTGCTGGCGGGAGACCGCGAAGCGTTCCGGGCAATTGTGGATTCGTATCAGGCGCAAGTGTACCGGCTGGTGTACTCGGTGCTGAAGCATCCGAAGGATGCCGAAGACACGGCGCAGGAAGTGTTCGTGAAGCTGTATCTCTCCCTTCCGCAGTACCACGGACAAGGCTTCAAGACGTGGGTGTCCCGATTGGCGGTGAACCACGCCATCGATGTGTCGCGGCGGCGGGCGCGAAGCCGCGAGGAGCTTGTGGAGGCGCCGGGCGAGCTGCGCGAAGCCTTGGCGCAAGGGCCGGCGGCCGCGGCAGCCCGGCGTCCCGCGGCCGCAGCGGTTGCGGCGAGCGCCGCCGTCATGGCGGGCGAACGCCCGGTGGAGCAAGCTTACGCCCTGCGGGAGCGGGCTCGGGACCTGGAACGCCGCATACATGAAATGCCCGAGAATTATCGCGAGGTCATTCAGGCTTACTATATACGCGAGCAGAGCTATCAGGAGATTGCCGCGGAGCAGGGGGTTGAAGTGAAGACGGTAGAGTCGAAGCTCTACCGGGCGCGCAAGTGGATGCGAGAACACTGGAAGGAGGAGGACTTCAGATGA
- a CDS encoding GNAT family N-acetyltransferase, which yields MEWKKGLYKVSDSGELLDIDFICRELSKSYWASDRVRGSIVESVRNSLSFGLYDVLGKQIGYARVVTDKVVFSWICDVIVHEDYRGRGLGKWLMSCVLDHPDVKQTKQRLATRDAHGLYERFGFVTDEMMTRKT from the coding sequence GTGGAATGGAAGAAAGGGTTATACAAAGTCAGCGACTCGGGCGAGCTGCTGGACATCGATTTTATATGCAGAGAGTTGTCGAAATCGTATTGGGCGTCGGATCGGGTTCGCGGCAGTATTGTGGAAAGTGTGCGGAACTCCCTCAGTTTCGGCTTATATGATGTGCTGGGCAAGCAGATCGGTTACGCGCGGGTGGTCACGGACAAGGTGGTGTTTTCGTGGATTTGCGACGTGATTGTGCATGAAGATTACCGCGGACGGGGCTTGGGCAAGTGGCTGATGAGCTGCGTGCTGGACCACCCGGATGTGAAGCAGACGAAACAGCGGCTGGCAACGCGCGACGCGCATGGACTTTATGAGCGATTCGGTTTTGTGACCGATGAGATGATGACCCGGAAGACTTAA